One Marinibacterium anthonyi genomic region harbors:
- a CDS encoding 8-oxoguanine deaminase produces MEQRIAVEAALLGADYDTSGPVEITVSDGVITRIAPTDTAPRLLAMPPLADAHNHGRAMSTTSLGCGGRPLELWLPALAMIPSVDPYLTYATSFARSLQGGAGAVMVHLTRPMGPMPLPEEAKIMARAAADVGISIAFAVSMRDRNPLVYGDGAPILDALPPRTRALAEATWLKPLAPVEDQMALVEAVADAVADQPHVDVQYGPNGVQWCSDALLSAIARRSGETGRRVHMHLLETQPQRVWADASFPDGIVGHLHTLGLLSDRLTLAHCVWARPDELARIAATGARIAVNVSSNLHLFSGIAPVPQMMEAGVPVAMGLDGCALDEDDDGLRELRLFHLLNHARGFGAGGMTPTRALTAACRTGRAALGLGAGGILAEGMAADLMLLDLAALDRDAVMAVDPRAYLFTRAARSHIAAIYLGGCRVLDQGRPTGVDVDALQADLRAALRRALPGRADLIAAWPDIEPHIAAHYGGCC; encoded by the coding sequence ATGGAACAGCGTATTGCGGTCGAAGCGGCCCTTTTGGGGGCGGATTATGATACCTCGGGCCCGGTGGAAATCACCGTCTCGGACGGTGTGATCACAAGGATCGCGCCGACCGACACGGCGCCGCGCCTGCTGGCGATGCCGCCGCTTGCGGATGCACACAACCACGGGCGGGCGATGTCGACGACATCGCTGGGCTGTGGCGGGCGCCCACTGGAGCTGTGGTTGCCGGCGCTGGCGATGATCCCCTCGGTTGATCCCTACCTGACCTACGCGACCTCCTTCGCGCGGTCGTTGCAGGGCGGTGCGGGCGCCGTGATGGTGCACCTGACCCGGCCCATGGGGCCCATGCCCTTGCCCGAGGAGGCCAAGATCATGGCGCGGGCGGCGGCGGATGTCGGGATTTCCATCGCCTTCGCCGTGTCGATGCGCGATCGCAATCCGCTGGTCTATGGCGATGGCGCGCCCATTCTCGACGCGCTGCCGCCCCGGACGCGAGCGCTGGCCGAAGCCACATGGCTGAAACCGCTGGCCCCGGTCGAGGACCAGATGGCGCTGGTCGAGGCCGTGGCCGACGCGGTGGCCGATCAGCCCCATGTCGATGTCCAATACGGGCCGAACGGGGTACAATGGTGTTCCGACGCGTTGCTGTCGGCGATTGCACGGCGGTCGGGCGAAACGGGCAGGCGGGTCCACATGCACCTGCTGGAAACGCAGCCGCAACGGGTTTGGGCGGATGCGAGTTTTCCGGACGGCATCGTGGGGCATCTTCATACCCTTGGCCTGTTGTCGGACCGCCTGACCCTGGCCCATTGCGTCTGGGCGCGGCCCGACGAACTGGCCCGGATCGCCGCCACCGGCGCACGGATCGCGGTGAACGTGTCGTCGAACCTGCACCTGTTTTCCGGCATCGCCCCGGTGCCGCAGATGATGGAGGCCGGGGTGCCGGTGGCCATGGGGCTGGACGGCTGCGCGCTGGACGAAGACGACGACGGGCTGCGCGAACTGCGGTTGTTCCACCTGCTGAACCACGCGCGCGGCTTCGGGGCCGGGGGCATGACGCCGACCAGGGCGCTGACCGCCGCCTGCCGCACCGGGCGCGCCGCGCTGGGTCTGGGGGCGGGCGGCATTCTGGCCGAAGGCATGGCCGCCGACCTGATGCTGCTGGATCTTGCTGCGCTGGACCGCGATGCGGTCATGGCGGTGGATCCGCGCGCCTACCTGTTCACCCGGGCTGCCCGCAGCCATATCGCGGCGATCTACCTGGGCGGGTGCAGGGTGCTGGACCAGGGCAGGCCCACCGGTGTCGATGTCGATGCGCTGCAGGCGGACCTGCGCGCGGCCCTGCGCCGGGCCCTGCCGGGCCGCGCGGACCTGATTGCCGCCTGGCCCGACATCGAACCGCATATTGCCGCCCATTACGGCGGGTGCTGCTGA
- the ssuC_4 gene encoding Putative aliphatic sulfonates transport permease protein SsuC, producing MTPAKQKLASAALIVGVFVFWEVFCILAGISELVLPRPTRILAAFFEYQHAIWPHVWQTFYTTMVGFAFGVAIGLALGVLIGSSKLAYDTAYPLLVGISSVPKVAVVPIFVLWFGAGTVPAILTAMIICIFPIVVNVSTGIATVEPELEDVMRALKANRREILWNVGLPRSMPYFFASLKVAITLSFVGSVIAETVAGNKGVGNLMLIASSSFNVPLVFAGLMILAIMGVSLYAIFSLIEGRVASWAMRKEI from the coding sequence ATGACCCCGGCCAAGCAGAAACTGGCCTCTGCCGCGCTGATCGTGGGTGTTTTCGTCTTCTGGGAGGTGTTCTGCATCCTTGCCGGCATCTCGGAACTGGTGCTGCCCCGCCCGACACGGATCCTGGCCGCCTTCTTCGAATACCAGCACGCGATCTGGCCCCACGTCTGGCAGACCTTCTACACCACGATGGTGGGTTTCGCCTTTGGCGTCGCCATCGGCCTGGCGCTTGGCGTGCTGATCGGGTCGTCGAAACTGGCCTATGACACCGCATATCCGCTGCTGGTGGGCATATCGTCCGTGCCCAAGGTCGCGGTCGTGCCGATCTTTGTTCTGTGGTTCGGCGCGGGCACGGTTCCGGCGATCCTGACGGCGATGATCATCTGCATCTTTCCCATCGTCGTGAACGTGTCGACCGGGATCGCCACCGTGGAACCCGAGCTGGAAGACGTCATGCGCGCGCTGAAGGCGAACCGGCGCGAGATCCTGTGGAACGTCGGTCTGCCCCGGTCGATGCCCTATTTCTTCGCCTCGCTGAAGGTGGCCATCACGCTGTCCTTCGTGGGCTCGGTGATCGCGGAAACGGTGGCCGGCAACAAGGGCGTGGGCAACCTGATGCTGATCGCGTCGTCGTCCTTCAACGTGCCTTTGGTCTTTGCCGGGCTGATGATCCTGGCCATCATGGGCGTGTCGCTTTACGCCATCTTCTCGCTGATCGAAGGGCGGGTGGCGTCCTGGGCGATGCGCAAGGAGATCTGA
- a CDS encoding ABC transporter, substrate-binding protein, aliphatic sulfonates family has translation MTLTRRLFTQSLLAGTAAGLAAPAIAQGKTSLKMILNWRYQGPQAWFFLAQDKGYFDEAGIDMTMDQGNGSGAAVGQVASGAYDVGFGDVNALIQLAATNPEEAPLCVYQMYNQPPFTVAVLQTSDIMDAKDLEGRTLGGAANDGALKLFPAFAKVAGIDTSGIEITNFQSNLREQMLKSGQVEGVFGYVNTIRFSAMLSGMDPDTEIRFINYGDYGMDLYSNGMIVPKAMAENDPELVKGMNWAINQAIKDTIADMDAAIDAVAKREPLINKEVEKARLIATLKDEMNHPEVAEYGLGDVDPARFKTAIDIVVDANDLPRTPEPSEIFSDAFLPAPEDRIYKLL, from the coding sequence ATGACGCTGACCCGCCGCCTTTTCACGCAATCCCTGCTGGCGGGCACCGCCGCCGGGCTGGCCGCGCCTGCCATCGCGCAGGGCAAGACCAGCCTGAAGATGATCCTGAACTGGCGCTACCAGGGCCCGCAGGCCTGGTTCTTCCTGGCGCAGGACAAGGGATATTTCGACGAGGCCGGCATCGACATGACCATGGACCAGGGCAACGGGTCGGGCGCGGCCGTGGGCCAGGTGGCCAGCGGTGCCTATGACGTGGGCTTTGGCGACGTGAACGCGCTGATCCAGCTGGCGGCCACCAATCCCGAAGAGGCGCCGCTGTGCGTCTACCAGATGTACAACCAGCCGCCCTTTACCGTGGCGGTGCTGCAGACATCCGACATCATGGATGCCAAGGACCTTGAGGGGCGCACGCTGGGCGGGGCCGCCAATGACGGCGCGCTGAAACTGTTCCCGGCCTTCGCCAAGGTCGCCGGTATCGACACCAGCGGCATCGAGATCACCAATTTCCAGTCGAACCTGCGCGAACAGATGCTGAAATCGGGCCAGGTCGAAGGCGTCTTCGGCTACGTCAACACCATCCGCTTTTCGGCGATGCTGTCGGGGATGGATCCGGATACCGAGATCCGGTTCATCAATTACGGCGATTACGGCATGGACCTGTATTCCAACGGGATGATCGTGCCCAAGGCGATGGCCGAAAACGACCCCGAGCTGGTCAAGGGCATGAACTGGGCGATCAACCAGGCCATCAAGGACACGATCGCCGACATGGACGCCGCCATCGACGCGGTGGCCAAGCGCGAGCCGCTGATCAACAAGGAGGTCGAAAAGGCCCGCCTGATCGCCACCCTGAAGGACGAGATGAACCACCCCGAGGTGGCCGAATACGGGCTGGGCGACGTGGATCCCGCGCGCTTCAAGACCGCCATCGACATCGTGGTCGACGCCAACGACCTGCCGCGCACGCCGGAACCGTCCGAGATCTTCTCGGACGCGTTCCTGCCCGCGCCCGAAGACCGGATCTACAAGCTGCTCTGA
- the mrpG gene encoding Multiple resistance and pH homeostasis protein G has product MTGAEIMTPDLAPWAEILISAFLVIGGLFALVGSFGLVKLDNTLQRLHAPTKATTLGVGGVLVGSIAYFYLVEGKVTFHELLITLFLFLTAPITANFIAKTYMCRCMEESDLPQATGPYGWSLYDDPPGSPEDVDSAATD; this is encoded by the coding sequence ATGACCGGGGCCGAGATCATGACACCCGACCTGGCCCCCTGGGCCGAGATCCTGATTTCCGCCTTCCTGGTGATCGGCGGGCTGTTCGCGCTGGTCGGATCCTTCGGGCTGGTGAAACTGGACAACACGCTGCAGCGCCTGCACGCGCCCACCAAGGCCACGACGCTGGGGGTGGGCGGCGTGCTGGTGGGCTCGATCGCCTATTTCTACCTGGTCGAAGGCAAGGTGACCTTCCACGAGCTGCTGATCACGCTGTTCCTGTTCCTCACCGCGCCGATCACGGCGAACTTCATCGCCAAGACCTACATGTGCCGGTGCATGGAGGAATCCGACCTGCCACAGGCCACGGGGCCTTATGGGTGGTCGCTTTACGACGATCCGCCGGGCAGCCCCGAGGATGTCGATTCCGCCGCCACCGACTGA
- the ssuB_1 gene encoding Aliphatic sulfonates import ATP-binding protein SsuB, protein MSDARFVEFDGVGLTYGKGDTRTQALQPTSLTVPKGEFLALVGPSGCGKSTILKLVAELLEPTEGHILFAGRELGAEPVRVGMAFQSASLLPWMTIRENVMLPLKIVPPFKAHFRARKGTEYRDRADALLERVGLIDFADKNPWQLSGGMMQRANLCRALIHDPDLLLLDEPFGALDQFTREELWQTVQDLWLDRAPTVLLVTHDLREAAYLASRICVMSPRPGRIIEDRVVDFARPRPIELTFDPAFSALVQELRGLIVHTPVKGTAA, encoded by the coding sequence ATGAGCGATGCCCGTTTCGTGGAATTCGACGGTGTCGGGCTGACCTATGGCAAGGGAGATACCCGAACCCAGGCGCTGCAGCCCACGTCCCTGACCGTGCCCAAGGGCGAATTCCTGGCGCTGGTCGGCCCGTCGGGCTGCGGCAAGTCGACGATCCTGAAGCTGGTCGCCGAACTTCTGGAACCGACGGAGGGCCATATCCTGTTCGCGGGCCGCGAGCTGGGGGCCGAACCCGTGCGCGTCGGCATGGCGTTCCAGAGCGCGTCGTTGCTGCCCTGGATGACGATCCGCGAAAACGTCATGCTGCCGCTGAAGATCGTGCCGCCCTTCAAGGCCCATTTCCGCGCCAGGAAGGGCACGGAATACCGCGACCGGGCCGATGCGCTGCTGGAACGGGTGGGGCTGATCGATTTCGCCGACAAGAACCCCTGGCAATTGTCGGGCGGCATGATGCAGCGGGCGAACCTGTGTCGCGCGCTGATCCATGACCCGGACCTTCTGCTGCTGGACGAACCCTTTGGCGCGCTGGACCAGTTCACTCGCGAAGAGCTGTGGCAGACCGTTCAGGACCTGTGGCTTGACCGCGCGCCGACGGTTCTGCTGGTCACCCATGACCTGCGCGAAGCGGCCTACCTGGCGTCGCGCATCTGTGTCATGTCCCCGCGACCGGGCCGCATCATCGAGGATCGCGTGGTCGATTTCGCGCGCCCGCGCCCGATCGAACTGACCTTCGATCCCGCGTTTTCCGCCCTGGTGCAGGAACTGCGCGGGCTTATCGTGCATACCCCGGTGAAGGGGACCGCCGCATGA
- the bdhA_2 gene encoding D-beta-hydroxybutyrate dehydrogenase produces the protein MDLGLTGQVAVITGPAKGMGAAITLGFAQEGCHLALLGRDTDAIQPVAEAARALGVSVEIFGCDVTDGAAVADVVAAIADRFGRIDILVNVAGGTGPIGKTGVETTQAEFDEIVHLNMRGPFNLIRSVAPVMAGQGGGKIVNVGGTFGMRGRAMRLAYSSSKWGLRGITKSFALELGADNINVNLVAPGMVDGPRFREKVVPQVAAQHGISQDEAAARHASDYALGRITTDEDVAAAVLFLASDRARQITGVDLPVDGGWASL, from the coding sequence ATGGATCTTGGACTGACCGGACAGGTCGCCGTCATCACCGGGCCCGCCAAGGGCATGGGGGCGGCGATTACCCTGGGCTTCGCGCAGGAGGGCTGCCACCTGGCGCTGCTCGGGCGCGATACGGATGCCATCCAGCCCGTCGCCGAAGCGGCGCGGGCGCTTGGCGTGAGCGTGGAAATCTTCGGCTGCGATGTCACCGACGGCGCCGCCGTGGCCGATGTCGTGGCCGCCATCGCGGACCGTTTCGGGCGGATCGACATCCTGGTGAATGTCGCGGGCGGCACCGGGCCCATCGGCAAGACCGGGGTGGAAACCACGCAGGCCGAATTCGACGAGATCGTGCACCTGAACATGCGCGGGCCCTTCAACCTGATCCGGTCGGTCGCGCCGGTGATGGCCGGGCAGGGCGGTGGCAAGATCGTCAATGTCGGCGGCACCTTCGGGATGCGCGGCCGGGCGATGCGGCTGGCCTATTCGTCGTCGAAATGGGGCCTGCGGGGGATCACCAAAAGCTTTGCGCTGGAACTGGGCGCCGACAACATCAACGTCAACCTGGTGGCGCCCGGCATGGTCGACGGGCCGCGCTTTCGCGAAAAGGTCGTGCCACAGGTCGCCGCCCAGCACGGGATATCCCAGGACGAGGCGGCGGCCAGGCACGCCTCGGACTATGCGCTGGGGCGGATCACCACGGACGAGGACGTGGCGGCCGCCGTGCTGTTCCTGGCCTCGGACCGGGCGCGCCAGATCACCGGCGTGGACCTGCCCGTCGACGGCGGATGGGCGTCGCTATGA
- the pglD gene encoding UDP-4-amino-4, 6-dideoxy-N-acetyl-alpha-D-glucosamine N-acetyltransferase has product MTDKAIRDVVLISTGMASEVIAAYLDRFSDLNVVGFTVDRAYMPEGEYLGKPVAPWDEVRTAFPPDQVRLMGPPTFARLNTFRRDRYREGKAMGYGFASFIHHAANVMTDDIGDHVIVLDGSVILPRTRIGNNVIIWCDTHVGHHCTIGDHTFMSSQVGIAGGSTVGEECFLGGQAGVTHGVKIGDRCAILNGANVVGDLGDDAVLVGPPATLKPYSSARVKRLL; this is encoded by the coding sequence ATGACCGACAAGGCCATCCGCGACGTGGTCCTGATCTCGACCGGCATGGCGTCCGAGGTCATCGCCGCCTATCTCGACCGCTTCAGCGATCTGAACGTGGTCGGTTTCACCGTCGATCGCGCCTACATGCCCGAGGGCGAATACCTGGGCAAACCGGTGGCGCCCTGGGACGAGGTCCGGACCGCCTTTCCGCCCGACCAGGTGCGGCTGATGGGGCCACCGACCTTCGCGCGGCTGAACACCTTCCGGCGCGACCGCTACCGCGAGGGCAAGGCGATGGGCTATGGGTTCGCGTCGTTCATCCATCATGCGGCGAACGTGATGACCGACGACATCGGCGATCATGTCATCGTCCTGGACGGCAGCGTGATCCTGCCGCGCACCAGGATCGGCAACAACGTGATCATCTGGTGCGACACGCATGTCGGGCACCACTGCACCATCGGCGACCACACCTTCATGTCCTCGCAGGTGGGCATCGCCGGCGGATCGACCGTGGGCGAGGAATGCTTTCTGGGCGGGCAGGCCGGTGTGACCCATGGCGTGAAGATCGGCGACCGATGCGCGATCCTGAACGGGGCCAACGTGGTCGGCGATCTGGGCGACGACGCGGTGCTGGTCGGCCCGCCGGCAACGCTGAAGCCCTATTCGTCGGCGCGCGTCAAGCGCCTGCTGTAG
- a CDS encoding Capsular polysaccharide biosynthesis protein, with the protein MAQPTGNLAQTLPDADATLLNTLGQRIRNGDTPPLMRLLDLKTRLKAGAGPNQAFRLYRDTLMPGPGVSLRRQPLVTLRERAETEALALHVVHEGGREIASQPPDHLGAPLMAPPLKGRSRKVFVACFANATVHARSSAVRMSDGIFAFDLQPGELGRIPVNMAFDPVVFDQTGTDFQCIDDQRHTTRLHLPEAFSLLGCDTVAFGHWIGEQFQHYVLARQFPDVARVPILIDQGIPEQHKQSIVAFCGPDHPIIEVPRYLRVQADRMWVACNWFYSPKLMVTDKGADPNALVVPSADVAPILRAAMEDLDRLHDLPPARDAVFITRDPERYRHISNQAEITGMLEAAGYRTIRPEHLSFVDQVRTYRGASRIVVQSGSAMLGLIMCRPGTKIRLLTHGMQPFGAILGDFFHQMDLDLRMIVGQTVDHDRVYSDKSSYRIDPALLADVIERTPAQGGGE; encoded by the coding sequence ATGGCGCAGCCGACCGGCAATTTGGCCCAGACCCTGCCTGACGCCGACGCGACGCTTCTGAACACGCTCGGCCAGAGGATCCGCAACGGCGACACGCCGCCGCTGATGCGGCTGTTGGATCTCAAGACCCGGCTGAAGGCCGGGGCCGGACCGAACCAGGCATTCCGGCTGTACCGCGACACGCTGATGCCCGGCCCCGGCGTAAGCCTGCGCCGCCAGCCGCTGGTCACCCTGCGCGAGCGGGCCGAAACCGAGGCGCTGGCCCTGCACGTGGTTCACGAGGGCGGGCGCGAGATCGCAAGCCAGCCGCCCGATCACCTGGGCGCGCCGCTGATGGCGCCGCCGCTGAAAGGGCGCAGCCGCAAGGTCTTCGTGGCCTGTTTCGCCAATGCCACGGTACACGCCCGCAGCTCGGCGGTGCGGATGTCGGATGGCATCTTCGCCTTTGATCTGCAGCCCGGCGAACTGGGCCGGATCCCGGTGAACATGGCCTTCGACCCGGTGGTGTTCGACCAGACCGGCACCGATTTCCAGTGCATCGACGACCAGCGCCACACCACCCGGCTGCACCTGCCCGAAGCGTTTTCGCTGCTGGGCTGCGACACTGTCGCCTTCGGCCACTGGATCGGCGAGCAGTTCCAGCACTATGTCCTGGCCCGCCAGTTCCCCGACGTCGCCCGCGTGCCGATCCTGATCGACCAGGGCATACCGGAGCAGCACAAGCAGTCCATCGTGGCCTTCTGCGGCCCGGATCACCCGATCATCGAGGTGCCGCGTTACCTGCGGGTCCAGGCGGACCGGATGTGGGTGGCCTGCAACTGGTTCTACAGCCCCAAGCTGATGGTCACCGACAAGGGCGCCGATCCCAATGCGCTGGTGGTTCCCAGCGCCGATGTGGCGCCGATCCTGCGCGCCGCGATGGAGGACCTGGACCGGCTGCACGACCTGCCGCCGGCCCGCGACGCGGTGTTCATCACGCGCGATCCCGAACGGTATCGCCATATCTCGAACCAGGCCGAGATCACCGGGATGCTGGAAGCGGCGGGGTATCGCACCATCCGGCCGGAACACCTGTCCTTCGTCGACCAGGTGCGCACCTATCGCGGCGCCTCGCGCATCGTGGTGCAGTCCGGGTCGGCCATGCTGGGCCTGATCATGTGCCGTCCGGGAACGAAGATCCGGCTGCTGACCCACGGGATGCAGCCCTTTGGGGCGATCCTGGGCGATTTCTTTCATCAGATGGACCTGGACCTGCGCATGATCGTGGGCCAGACCGTGGATCACGACCGGGTCTATTCCGACAAATCCAGCTACCGGATCGATCCGGCGCTGCTGGCGGATGTGATAGAACGTACGCCGGCCCAGGGGGGCGGTGAATGA
- the pcaR_3 gene encoding Pca regulon regulatory protein, whose amino-acid sequence MLTFVRILASGVRMLNKPTDTISSLAKGLRVIECFSADAPRLSISDVARMTGHDRATARRCLLTLHAEGYADYDGKFFTLTPRILRLGMGALASLPLPHIVQPWLDQLTEQIGQSCSVSILDGVEIVYVARAAQRRVMSIGLMPGSRLPAHCTSMGRILLAGLPETGARALIEASDLTPRTPFSLTDPEEIMARIGDARRDGYVVIDQEVEIGLRALAVPVLDGRGRVIAALNTGMAATHPDLQDLVDEYLPRLLKVQSGLRRVL is encoded by the coding sequence ATGTTGACATTTGTTCGCATACTGGCCAGTGGCGTGCGCATGTTGAACAAACCGACCGATACGATCTCGTCCCTGGCCAAGGGGCTGCGGGTGATCGAATGCTTTTCCGCCGATGCGCCACGCCTGTCGATTTCCGACGTGGCGCGAATGACGGGCCATGACCGCGCGACCGCGCGGCGCTGCCTGTTGACGCTTCATGCGGAAGGCTACGCCGATTACGACGGCAAGTTCTTCACCCTGACGCCCCGGATCCTGCGGCTGGGGATGGGGGCGCTGGCCTCGCTGCCGCTGCCCCATATCGTGCAGCCCTGGCTGGACCAGTTGACGGAACAGATCGGGCAAAGCTGTTCGGTGTCGATCCTGGATGGGGTCGAGATTGTCTATGTCGCCCGTGCGGCGCAACGGCGGGTGATGTCGATCGGGCTGATGCCGGGTTCGCGCCTGCCGGCGCATTGCACGTCGATGGGGCGGATCCTGCTGGCGGGCCTTCCCGAGACCGGGGCGCGCGCGCTGATCGAGGCATCGGACCTGACGCCGCGCACGCCCTTCAGCCTGACCGACCCGGAGGAGATCATGGCGCGCATCGGCGACGCCCGCCGCGACGGATACGTGGTGATCGACCAGGAGGTCGAGATCGGCCTGCGCGCCCTGGCCGTGCCGGTGCTGGACGGACGCGGCAGGGTGATCGCGGCGCTGAACACCGGCATGGCCGCGACACATCCGGACCTGCAGGACCTGGTCGATGAATACCTGCCGCGCCTGCTGAAGGTGCAATCGGGGCTCAGGCGGGTGCTGTAG
- the mnhE1 gene encoding Mrp complex subunit E1 codes for MIFKRLFPHPLLTLMLLVVWLGLVNKVTPGNVLLGLILGIVVPMLTAPFWPNRAKLRHPLRALAYVLLVVRDIVVANVQVAMIILFKRNRNIHSQWVCVPLDLTSPEAITVLAGTITMTPGTVSAALSADAGSILVHCLHTDDPDKIRDKIKARYERRLKEIF; via the coding sequence ATGATCTTCAAACGCCTCTTCCCCCATCCGCTGCTGACCCTGATGCTGCTGGTCGTGTGGCTGGGCCTGGTGAACAAGGTCACCCCGGGCAACGTGCTTCTGGGGCTGATCCTGGGCATTGTCGTTCCGATGCTCACCGCGCCCTTCTGGCCCAACCGGGCCAAGCTGCGCCATCCGCTCAGGGCGCTGGCCTACGTGCTGCTGGTGGTCAGGGACATCGTCGTGGCCAATGTGCAGGTGGCGATGATCATCCTGTTCAAGAGAAACCGGAACATCCATTCGCAATGGGTCTGCGTGCCGCTGGACCTGACCTCGCCCGAGGCGATCACCGTGCTGGCCGGCACGATCACCATGACGCCGGGCACCGTGTCGGCGGCGCTGTCGGCCGACGCCGGCAGCATCCTGGTCCATTGCCTGCACACCGACGATCCCGACAAGATCCGCGACAAGATCAAGGCCCGCTACGAACGCCGCCTGAAGGAGATCTTCTGA
- the cynR_2 gene encoding Cyn operon transcriptional activator has protein sequence MKHLTTFRLIDAIARSGSIRSAADQMAQTPSAVQRRLQAYEEELGYQIFDRSPGGVRLNAAGELVIQHIRETLAETVRLRSRIADLTGNRRGHVSLGCSQALVPYFLPARIAAYQAEFPRVTFGVQVLEHRSASEALEDFSVDAVLVFSDGGVPEYEVLLAVPQQITAVMSRDHPLAEERPLRLWQCYDYPIAMPNRGFGGRTLLERSLYDKGFAKAPVLETNSFEYLKAHVAATDAITFQIQIGAPGPDTPGAIIGRPIDKRDVPSGQLLLGKKPGRILPVAASRFVEDVRKALVEAYAPE, from the coding sequence ATGAAACACCTCACCACCTTTCGGCTGATCGACGCCATCGCGCGCAGCGGGTCGATCCGGTCGGCGGCCGACCAGATGGCGCAGACGCCGTCGGCCGTGCAACGGCGCCTGCAGGCCTACGAGGAGGAGCTTGGCTACCAGATCTTCGACCGCAGCCCCGGGGGCGTGCGGCTGAACGCGGCCGGGGAACTGGTGATCCAGCATATCCGCGAGACGCTGGCCGAAACCGTGCGCCTGCGCTCGCGCATCGCCGACCTGACGGGCAACCGGCGCGGCCATGTCAGCCTGGGCTGCAGCCAGGCGCTGGTGCCCTATTTCCTGCCCGCAAGGATCGCCGCCTACCAGGCGGAATTCCCCCGGGTGACCTTTGGCGTGCAGGTTCTGGAACACCGGTCCGCGTCCGAGGCGCTGGAGGATTTCAGCGTCGATGCCGTGCTGGTCTTTTCCGACGGCGGCGTACCGGAATACGAGGTGCTGCTGGCGGTGCCCCAGCAGATCACGGCGGTGATGTCGCGGGATCATCCGCTGGCTGAAGAACGTCCATTAAGGCTTTGGCAATGCTACGATTACCCCATCGCAATGCCCAACCGTGGCTTTGGCGGGCGCACGCTTCTGGAACGGTCTTTGTACGACAAGGGGTTCGCCAAGGCGCCGGTTCTGGAAACCAATTCCTTCGAATACCTCAAGGCCCATGTCGCCGCGACCGACGCGATCACCTTCCAGATCCAGATCGGCGCGCCGGGTCCCGACACCCCCGGCGCCATCATCGGCCGCCCCATCGACAAGCGCGACGTGCCCTCCGGCCAGCTGCTGCTGGGCAAGAAGCCCGGGCGCATCCTGCCCGTCGCCGCCTCGCGCTTTGTCGAGGATGTGCGCAAGGCGCTGGTCGAGGCCTACGCGCCCGAATAA
- the mrpF gene encoding Sodium-cholate efflux protein MrpF: MLDYALHFAFGCFGLALVFNLWRMAKGPEAADRILALDTMVINVIALLVLYGIWRGTAIYYEAAMLVAMVGFVSTVAYCRFVLRGDIIE; the protein is encoded by the coding sequence ATGCTCGATTATGCGCTTCACTTCGCGTTCGGCTGTTTCGGTCTGGCGCTTGTGTTCAACCTCTGGCGGATGGCCAAGGGGCCCGAGGCCGCCGACCGGATCCTGGCGCTGGACACGATGGTGATCAACGTCATCGCGCTGCTGGTGCTGTACGGGATCTGGCGCGGCACGGCGATCTATTACGAGGCCGCGATGCTGGTGGCGATGGTGGGCTTCGTGTCGACCGTGGCCTATTGCCGCTTTGTCCTGCGCGGGGACATCATCGAATGA